A region from the bacterium genome encodes:
- a CDS encoding 2-oxoacid:acceptor oxidoreductase family protein has protein sequence MQDKRKKRKTKNTKAKKEEFPGLLPPKVDRFEIRIVGAGGQGIISMGMLLGEAIAIGDGRNVAQSQHYGPEARGGATLADVVISDKEIYFPECLKPDLLIALTPSSYEYYAQHVKPEGLVIADSSAAESPVGPAVTITVPFIETSMDKFNTPIPANMIVLGFLSTYTRIVSKNAIKGAVEDKFGGSKYLKTNLDALEEGFKLGLSYRKKGILPHKHEAALEL, from the coding sequence ATGCAAGACAAAAGAAAAAAAAGAAAAACCAAAAACACAAAGGCAAAAAAAGAGGAATTCCCCGGACTTCTACCGCCCAAAGTGGATAGGTTTGAAATAAGGATTGTGGGAGCTGGTGGACAGGGAATAATATCTATGGGGATGCTTCTTGGTGAAGCCATAGCCATTGGCGATGGAAGAAATGTTGCCCAGAGCCAGCATTATGGTCCTGAGGCTCGTGGCGGAGCGACACTTGCCGATGTCGTGATTAGCGATAAAGAAATTTACTTCCCAGAGTGTTTGAAGCCAGACTTGCTGATAGCTCTCACTCCAAGCTCATACGAGTACTACGCGCAGCATGTTAAACCCGAAGGATTGGTGATAGCTGACTCATCTGCGGCAGAATCACCCGTAGGACCTGCCGTAACGATAACCGTTCCCTTTATCGAGACGAGTATGGATAAATTCAATACTCCTATACCTGCCAATATGATCGTTCTCGGGTTCCTTTCCACATACACAAGAATTGTTTCGAAAAATGCGATAAAAGGTGCTGTCGAGGACAAATTTGGTGGTTCAAAATACTTAAAAACCAATCTTGATGCTCTTGAGGAGGGATTCAAGCTCGGACTGTCATACAGGAAAAAAGGTATCCTGCCACACAAACACGAAGCCGCTTTAGAACTGTAG
- a CDS encoding manganese efflux pump → MNILTKLGIAVALGVDAFSVSIVAGSTVEHGRLRALFRCAFHFGLFQTLMTLLGWALMSTILGAFIKFNNLIACGLLVLVSVKMFYSSFARKGDSSRVVDITRGLDMVMLSIATSIDALAVGMGLGALKVDIVSISLIIGVVAALMSSIGFLIGKVAKTIVGDYAEVVGAVILLFIAIKLFLI, encoded by the coding sequence ATGAATATTTTAACCAAACTTGGTATAGCGGTTGCTCTTGGCGTCGACGCATTTTCGGTTTCCATAGTTGCGGGAAGCACAGTTGAGCATGGACGATTGCGGGCTTTATTCCGCTGTGCCTTCCATTTCGGGTTGTTTCAGACATTGATGACATTGCTCGGATGGGCGCTTATGAGCACGATTCTTGGTGCATTCATCAAATTTAATAATTTAATAGCGTGTGGATTGCTCGTTTTGGTCTCCGTGAAAATGTTTTACAGTTCGTTCGCCAGAAAAGGGGATAGTAGCAGGGTGGTCGACATAACTCGTGGTCTGGATATGGTTATGTTATCTATCGCAACCAGCATCGACGCATTGGCGGTTGGTATGGGACTGGGTGCATTAAAGGTTGATATAGTATCGATAAGTTTAATAATCGGAGTTGTGGCTGCATTGATGAGTTCGATAGGTTTTCTGATTGGAAAGGTAGCGAAGACCATAGTTGGTGACTACGCTGAAGTGGTAGGTGCAGTTATATTGCTTTTTATAGCGATAAAATTATTTCTAATCTGA
- the cysS gene encoding cysteine--tRNA ligase, which translates to MLRFFNTLGRRLEEFIPLDPPTVRMYTCGPTVYDYAHIGNFRAYVWEDLLKRYLKFKGYKVIHVMNITDVDDKTIKGAREAGISLDEYTRKYKEAFFEDLDTLNIDRADFYPEATKHIDDMVALIQKLLEKGYAYYGEDGCIYYSISKFKDYGKLSGKRPDKLIAGARISHDEYDKELWADFALWKAWTPEDGDIYWDTPLGRGRPGWHIECSAMSMKYLGETFDIHTGGEDNLFPHHENEIAQSEAATGKPFVRYWLHCAHLIVEGKKMSKSLGNYYTLRDLLEKSYKPMAIRYLLLSTHYRQKLNFTFEGIKAAESAIDRLREFRDMLEEYAAKNIPGTDPKVTEALKDGLEGFERAMDDDLNISPALASIFEMVRTINKISAERGITGADADKGLDILRRINSVLGVLREPRRELPSELERLIKEREEARKRKDYAKADAIREKLRQMGLEIKDTPEGTKWSWKE; encoded by the coding sequence ATGCTTAGATTCTTTAACACACTCGGAAGAAGACTTGAGGAATTCATTCCTTTGGACCCGCCTACCGTGAGAATGTACACCTGTGGACCGACAGTTTACGACTATGCCCACATAGGCAACTTTAGAGCTTATGTGTGGGAGGACCTTTTGAAAAGATACCTCAAATTCAAAGGATATAAAGTTATCCATGTCATGAACATAACCGATGTCGACGATAAAACAATAAAAGGCGCAAGGGAAGCAGGGATTTCCCTCGATGAGTACACGCGAAAGTATAAAGAAGCATTCTTCGAGGACCTCGATACGCTCAACATAGACCGCGCAGACTTCTACCCCGAAGCCACCAAGCATATAGACGACATGGTGGCGTTAATACAAAAATTACTCGAAAAAGGCTATGCCTACTATGGCGAGGATGGCTGCATATATTACTCAATATCAAAGTTCAAGGATTATGGGAAACTCTCGGGCAAGCGACCAGATAAACTTATAGCGGGTGCAAGAATAAGTCACGATGAATACGATAAGGAACTCTGGGCAGACTTCGCGTTATGGAAAGCATGGACACCTGAAGATGGTGACATATACTGGGATACTCCTCTCGGGCGCGGCAGACCGGGATGGCATATAGAGTGCTCCGCAATGTCTATGAAGTACCTTGGCGAGACATTCGACATACACACTGGCGGCGAGGACAACTTATTCCCCCATCACGAAAACGAAATAGCGCAATCTGAAGCTGCCACTGGAAAACCGTTCGTGAGATATTGGCTACACTGCGCTCATCTCATCGTCGAAGGTAAAAAAATGTCGAAATCACTCGGAAACTATTACACTTTACGCGATTTATTAGAAAAATCATATAAACCTATGGCAATACGATATTTACTATTATCGACCCACTACAGGCAGAAACTTAATTTCACCTTCGAAGGAATAAAAGCAGCGGAATCCGCAATAGATAGACTGCGTGAGTTCAGAGATATGCTTGAGGAATACGCTGCCAAAAATATTCCCGGTACTGACCCAAAGGTTACGGAAGCGCTCAAGGACGGTTTGGAAGGATTCGAGAGAGCAATGGACGATGATCTTAATATCTCCCCTGCCCTCGCCTCTATTTTCGAAATGGTTAGAACGATAAACAAAATATCTGCCGAAAGAGGAATAACTGGTGCGGATGCCGATAAAGGTCTCGATATTCTAAGAAGAATCAACTCCGTTCTCGGTGTGCTGAGAGAACCAAGAAGAGAGCTCCCGTCTGAACTCGAAAG